In Agromyces sp. SYSU T00194, a genomic segment contains:
- a CDS encoding branched-chain amino acid ABC transporter permease, whose protein sequence is MTTQLDEQTERADAAAPAAPPRAPRTTPVEWLRTPRPPLTLSRPVGIALGVAGIVALAIVPFVNPSWVNLHVALVLIFAIVAMGLNLLVGMGGQVSLGHAAFFAVGAYTTAVVGAAGVPAVATLPLAGAVAFAIGWLFGIPALRLQGLQLGLVTLALALVTPPAIRQLDDITRGSRGISIDGDAPVGVPLDQDQWVYLLALAVFVLAWIVTARLARGRIGRSFVAIRDAELVAETLGVPVQRTKVRLFATSAAYAGVGGGLYAMLLEFIGPENFGLTLSISFVTMIVVGGIATVPGAVLGAAFVQAVPAIAGEIDPAAAGFTYGVVLLLFVFFVPFGLIGVIRGALRPIVDRVPWLRPRRLR, encoded by the coding sequence ATGACGACGCAGCTCGACGAGCAGACCGAGCGGGCGGATGCCGCTGCGCCGGCCGCTCCCCCGCGCGCCCCGCGCACCACGCCGGTGGAGTGGCTGCGCACCCCGCGCCCGCCGCTGACCCTCTCGAGGCCCGTCGGCATCGCCCTCGGCGTCGCCGGGATCGTCGCGCTGGCGATCGTGCCCTTCGTCAACCCGAGCTGGGTGAACCTGCACGTGGCGCTCGTGCTCATCTTCGCGATCGTCGCGATGGGGCTGAACCTCCTGGTCGGCATGGGCGGCCAGGTCTCCCTGGGCCACGCCGCGTTCTTCGCGGTCGGGGCGTACACGACCGCGGTGGTGGGCGCCGCGGGCGTGCCGGCGGTCGCGACCTTGCCGCTCGCAGGCGCCGTCGCGTTCGCGATCGGCTGGCTCTTCGGCATCCCGGCGCTGCGCCTGCAGGGCCTCCAGCTCGGCCTCGTGACGCTCGCCCTCGCGCTCGTGACGCCGCCGGCGATCCGCCAGCTCGACGACATCACGCGCGGCAGCCGCGGCATCTCCATCGACGGCGACGCGCCCGTCGGGGTGCCGCTCGACCAGGACCAGTGGGTGTACCTGCTCGCGCTGGCGGTGTTCGTGCTGGCCTGGATCGTGACGGCACGGCTGGCCCGTGGGCGCATCGGCCGCTCGTTCGTGGCGATCCGCGACGCGGAACTGGTCGCCGAGACCCTCGGGGTGCCCGTGCAGCGCACCAAGGTGCGCCTGTTCGCCACGTCGGCCGCGTACGCGGGCGTCGGCGGCGGGCTGTACGCGATGCTGCTGGAGTTCATCGGCCCGGAGAACTTCGGCCTCACGCTGTCGATCTCGTTCGTGACCATGATCGTGGTGGGCGGCATCGCGACCGTTCCCGGCGCGGTGCTCGGCGCGGCGTTCGTGCAGGCGGTGCCGGCGATCGCGGGCGAGATCGACCCGGCGGCCGCGGGCTTCACGTACGGCGTCGTGCTGCTGCTGTTCGTCTTCTTCGTGCCGTTCGGCCTGATCGGGGTCATCCGCGGCGCGCTGCGGCCCATCGTCGACCGCGTGCCGTGGCTCCGGCCGCGACGGCTGCGGTGA
- a CDS encoding sulfurtransferase, whose amino-acid sequence MTLTLDAPLVSTQWLADRLGADDLVVVDATVVHASTPQGPRPLSGLDAYLVDGHVPGAVHGDLLEVFSDPAGRHGFPRPDLAALADAAQELGIHDGATVVVYDAALGQWAARLWWVLRAAGVERVAVLDGGLTAWRAEERPLATGHEGAPTERPLTLVERPGAWADRDEVEAVVAGAVDAALVCALSPRDFAGDGGAVGHIPGSANLPFGSVVDRASRRFAGSDALAQRAGSEGRVIVYCHAGVAAAGLAFALVANGADDVAVYDGSLNEWASAPGAPLARLDPSPVA is encoded by the coding sequence ATGACGCTCACCCTCGACGCCCCCCTCGTCAGCACGCAGTGGCTCGCCGATCGACTCGGCGCCGACGACCTGGTCGTCGTCGACGCCACCGTCGTGCACGCCTCGACGCCGCAGGGCCCCCGACCCCTCAGCGGGCTCGACGCCTACCTCGTCGACGGGCACGTGCCGGGCGCCGTGCACGGCGACCTGCTGGAGGTCTTCTCCGACCCGGCCGGTCGGCACGGCTTCCCGCGCCCCGACCTGGCGGCGCTGGCCGACGCGGCGCAGGAGCTGGGCATCCACGACGGAGCGACCGTCGTCGTCTACGACGCGGCGCTCGGCCAGTGGGCGGCACGGCTCTGGTGGGTGCTGCGCGCGGCCGGCGTCGAGCGCGTGGCCGTGCTCGACGGCGGGCTCACCGCCTGGCGCGCGGAGGAGCGGCCGTTGGCGACCGGGCACGAGGGAGCGCCCACCGAACGGCCGCTCACGCTCGTGGAGCGCCCCGGGGCGTGGGCCGACCGCGACGAGGTCGAGGCCGTCGTCGCGGGCGCGGTCGACGCGGCGCTCGTGTGCGCGCTGTCGCCCCGCGACTTCGCGGGCGACGGCGGGGCCGTCGGCCACATCCCGGGCAGCGCGAACCTGCCGTTCGGCAGCGTGGTCGACCGTGCGAGCCGCCGGTTCGCCGGGTCCGACGCGCTCGCGCAGCGGGCGGGGTCGGAAGGCCGCGTCATCGTCTACTGCCACGCCGGCGTGGCCGCGGCGGGGCTCGCCTTCGCACTCGTCGCGAACGGCGCCGACGACGTGGCCGTGTACGACGGCTCGCTCAACGAGTGGGCGTCCGCCCCCGGGGCGCCGCTCGCGCGCCTCGACCCGTCGCCGGTCGCCTAG
- a CDS encoding rhodanese-like domain-containing protein, translating into MSAETPVASVAPASGVFAHAATPEEAVAHHRARLAFETDASDVAEALATGDPGFVVVDVRSEAGWAQGHVEGALHLPHARIAAEAHELVAPGTPVVVYCWSPGCNGGAKGALAFASLGHPVKEMLGGFEYWTREGYPIAGESGSGSRAVDPLTGVSDAAAGPLGAPVACGC; encoded by the coding sequence ATGAGCGCAGAGACCCCCGTCGCATCCGTCGCCCCCGCTTCCGGCGTGTTCGCGCACGCCGCCACCCCCGAGGAGGCGGTCGCCCACCACCGGGCGCGCCTCGCCTTCGAGACCGACGCCTCCGACGTGGCCGAGGCACTGGCCACGGGCGATCCCGGCTTCGTGGTGGTCGACGTGCGCAGCGAGGCCGGCTGGGCTCAGGGGCACGTCGAGGGCGCCCTGCACCTGCCGCACGCCCGCATCGCCGCCGAGGCGCACGAGCTCGTCGCGCCCGGCACCCCGGTGGTCGTCTACTGCTGGAGCCCCGGCTGCAACGGCGGCGCGAAGGGCGCGCTCGCGTTCGCGTCCCTCGGGCACCCCGTCAAGGAGATGCTCGGCGGGTTCGAGTACTGGACGCGCGAAGGCTACCCGATCGCGGGGGAGTCGGGCTCGGGCAGCCGGGCCGTCGACCCGCTGACCGGCGTGTCGGATGCCGCGGCCGGGCCGCTCGGCGCGCCCGTCGCCTGCGGCTGCTGA
- a CDS encoding acylphosphatase, which translates to MTRLRITVTGMVQGVGYRWWTRAEAERLGLAGWVRNRTDGRVEAEAEGDPQAVAALVDWMRGGPPSATVTALETAEVAPTGEPGFRISM; encoded by the coding sequence ATGACGAGGCTGCGCATCACCGTCACGGGCATGGTCCAGGGGGTCGGCTACCGCTGGTGGACGCGCGCCGAGGCGGAGCGCCTGGGCCTCGCCGGGTGGGTGCGCAACCGCACCGACGGCCGGGTCGAGGCCGAGGCCGAGGGCGACCCGCAGGCCGTCGCGGCACTCGTCGACTGGATGCGCGGCGGGCCGCCGTCGGCGACCGTCACCGCGCTGGAGACGGCCGAGGTCGCACCGACCGGCGAGCCGGGGTTCCGCATCTCGATGTGA
- a CDS encoding M18 family aminopeptidase — translation MPHSHDVDAIVDDFSRFVQAAPSSYHAAVEVAERAVEAGFTWLDEGDEWPGGAGRFVVVRDGAVIAWVQPEASDALPVRVLGAHTDSPGFKLKPVPDVRGNGWKQAAVEVYGGPLLNSWLDRELELAGRVATRDGLVRLVRTGPMLRIPQLAIHLDRGVNNDGLTLDKQRHTQPVWGVEASTGDLGELLAARAGLEPGEIAGHDIMTVDTQPPARFGEGAAFLASPRMDNLTSVHAGLRALLDAPDDAGHISMLAAFDHEELGSNSRSGASGPFLEDVLVRIGEANGATDASRRRALAASWCLSADAGHAVHPNYAERHDPTHRPAPGGGPLLKLNANQRYASDAVGAAMWTRACDAAGVSTQPFVSNNTIPCGSTIGPLTATRLGMRTVDVGVPLLSMHSARELVHVDDLVGLGAAIGAFFALEG, via the coding sequence ATGCCCCACTCCCATGACGTCGACGCGATCGTCGACGACTTCTCCCGGTTCGTCCAGGCCGCCCCGAGTTCGTACCACGCCGCCGTCGAGGTGGCCGAGCGCGCCGTCGAGGCGGGCTTCACCTGGCTCGACGAGGGCGACGAGTGGCCCGGGGGCGCGGGGCGCTTCGTGGTCGTGCGCGACGGCGCGGTCATCGCGTGGGTGCAGCCCGAGGCATCCGACGCCCTGCCCGTGCGGGTGCTGGGGGCGCACACCGACTCGCCCGGGTTCAAGCTGAAGCCGGTGCCCGACGTGCGCGGCAACGGGTGGAAGCAGGCGGCCGTCGAGGTGTACGGCGGCCCGCTGCTGAACTCGTGGCTCGACCGCGAGCTCGAGCTCGCCGGCCGCGTCGCCACGCGGGATGGCCTCGTGCGCCTCGTGCGCACCGGGCCGATGCTGCGCATCCCGCAGCTGGCGATCCACCTCGACCGGGGCGTCAACAACGACGGGCTGACGCTCGACAAGCAGCGGCACACGCAGCCGGTCTGGGGGGTCGAGGCGTCGACGGGCGACCTCGGCGAGCTGCTCGCGGCGCGAGCCGGCCTGGAGCCCGGCGAGATCGCCGGCCACGACATCATGACCGTCGACACGCAGCCGCCCGCACGGTTCGGCGAGGGCGCCGCGTTCCTCGCGAGTCCGCGCATGGACAACCTCACGTCGGTGCACGCGGGCCTGCGGGCCCTGCTCGATGCTCCCGACGACGCCGGGCATATCAGCATGCTCGCCGCCTTCGACCACGAGGAGCTCGGGTCGAACTCGCGCTCGGGGGCCAGCGGGCCGTTCCTCGAGGACGTGCTCGTGCGCATCGGCGAGGCGAACGGCGCGACGGATGCCTCGCGCCGGCGCGCGCTCGCCGCGTCGTGGTGCCTCTCGGCCGACGCGGGGCACGCCGTGCACCCGAACTACGCGGAGCGACACGACCCCACGCATCGCCCGGCGCCGGGCGGCGGCCCGCTGCTGAAGCTCAACGCGAACCAGCGCTACGCCAGCGACGCGGTCGGCGCCGCCATGTGGACGCGCGCGTGCGACGCGGCAGGCGTCTCCACGCAGCCGTTCGTGTCGAACAACACGATCCCGTGCGGGTCGACGATCGGACCGCTGACCGCGACCCGGCTCGGCATGCGCACCGTCGACGTCGGGGTGCCGCTGCTGTCGATGCACTCCGCGCGCGAGCTCGTGCACGTCGACGACCTCGTCGGGCTGGGCGCCGCCATCGGCGCGTTCTTCGCGCTCGAGGGCTGA
- a CDS encoding J domain-containing protein, whose translation MPDSPLQATPYEILGVAADASTGELRAAYRRKLRETHPDTGGDPDRFHAVQAAWERVGTAEARAAYDRGGRPRTSAGDAEAGSWSMPRTQGERRDTRPTTRSHGHPGGVSRVRYLELVREWAGRGVDLPDPFDAELVRRAPREIRHVLADALAEEATARTVSTLGIAYTAWHDVATDAAGPGLPAKLDHIVLGPTGLFAIASEDWGGPVRIRRGELIGEALGGEKPMRALAQRAKAVGRAAHVKFTCLLVVVPDGDSEEDLQVLGSIRGAVTAIVQRSRLPGVLRTGLPGSALIGGGEVMEVRTRLQQSVRFA comes from the coding sequence ATGCCCGACAGCCCGCTCCAGGCGACGCCGTACGAGATCCTCGGCGTGGCCGCGGACGCGTCCACCGGCGAGCTCCGCGCGGCGTACCGCCGGAAGCTCCGCGAGACGCATCCCGACACGGGCGGCGACCCCGACCGGTTCCACGCCGTGCAGGCCGCGTGGGAGCGCGTCGGCACCGCGGAGGCACGAGCGGCGTACGACCGGGGCGGCCGGCCGCGCACGTCGGCCGGCGATGCGGAGGCCGGCTCGTGGTCGATGCCGCGCACGCAGGGCGAGCGGCGCGACACGCGCCCCACCACGCGCAGCCACGGACACCCGGGCGGGGTCTCGCGCGTGCGCTACCTCGAGCTCGTCCGCGAGTGGGCGGGCCGTGGCGTCGACCTGCCCGACCCGTTCGACGCCGAGCTCGTGCGCCGCGCGCCGCGCGAGATCCGGCACGTGCTGGCCGACGCGCTCGCCGAAGAGGCCACCGCGCGCACGGTGTCGACGCTCGGCATCGCCTACACGGCCTGGCACGACGTGGCGACGGATGCCGCGGGGCCGGGGTTGCCCGCCAAGCTCGACCACATCGTGCTCGGGCCCACCGGGCTGTTCGCCATCGCGTCCGAGGACTGGGGCGGGCCGGTGCGCATCCGCCGCGGCGAGCTCATCGGCGAGGCGCTGGGCGGCGAGAAGCCGATGCGTGCGCTCGCGCAGCGCGCCAAGGCCGTCGGCCGCGCGGCCCACGTGAAGTTCACGTGCCTGCTCGTCGTGGTGCCCGACGGCGACTCCGAGGAGGACCTGCAGGTGCTCGGGTCGATCCGCGGCGCGGTGACCGCGATCGTGCAGCGCTCCCGGCTGCCCGGCGTGCTGCGCACCGGCCTGCCCGGCTCCGCGCTGATCGGCGGCGGCGAGGTCATGGAGGTGCGCACCCGGCTGCAGCAGTCGGTGCGCTTCGCCTGA
- a CDS encoding DUF1761 domain-containing protein: protein MVPEINYWAVLVATLSTMIVGSVWYTPKVFGNYWMRKANVQPDGRSAVGAIIATVLVSFVSAWVLAGATAIAWHFYGGSFLGNALVTALILWAGFTAARFVTHDAFERRPAGLTTLNIAHELVTFVVMALIIGAWPPAGTV from the coding sequence ATGGTCCCCGAGATCAACTACTGGGCGGTGCTGGTCGCCACGCTCTCCACGATGATCGTGGGTTCGGTCTGGTACACGCCGAAGGTGTTCGGGAACTACTGGATGCGGAAGGCGAACGTGCAGCCCGACGGCCGCAGCGCCGTCGGCGCGATCATCGCCACCGTGCTGGTGAGCTTCGTGTCGGCGTGGGTGCTCGCGGGCGCGACCGCGATCGCCTGGCACTTCTACGGCGGCAGCTTCCTCGGCAACGCGCTGGTCACCGCGCTCATCCTCTGGGCCGGGTTCACCGCCGCGCGCTTCGTCACGCACGATGCGTTCGAGCGCCGCCCCGCGGGCCTGACGACGCTGAACATCGCGCACGAGCTCGTCACCTTCGTCGTGATGGCGCTGATCATCGGCGCCTGGCCGCCCGCCGGCACCGTCTGA
- a CDS encoding Pr6Pr family membrane protein encodes MREREAPPDRRRRRALRTLGLARLAVAVVEVLALIENFRYVLGFRSFAAVNFFSYFTVQSAFLTVLVIGASGVVAVLGRREPHWFTGVRCLVTTYVVISGIVFGLIVYQARATGYRIDVPPSDQVLHFVVPVVLVVDWLLETVLGVRHVPVTWRMLWWAPLFPALWLVFTLVRGPSVGWYPYFFLDPLQVGGAPGIAFYCAIVLAVILVVAVLLVAATRIVRREGAGTLDPEPDAAADARVLEASAR; translated from the coding sequence ATGCGCGAGCGCGAGGCCCCGCCCGACCGACGCCGCCGTCGTGCACTGCGCACGCTGGGGCTCGCGCGCCTGGCCGTCGCCGTGGTCGAGGTGCTCGCGCTGATCGAGAACTTCCGGTACGTCCTCGGCTTCCGCAGCTTCGCCGCGGTGAACTTCTTCAGCTACTTCACCGTGCAGAGCGCATTCCTCACCGTGCTGGTGATCGGCGCGAGCGGCGTGGTGGCGGTGCTCGGGCGGCGCGAGCCGCACTGGTTCACGGGCGTCCGCTGCCTGGTCACCACCTACGTGGTCATCTCCGGCATCGTGTTCGGCCTGATCGTCTACCAGGCCCGCGCGACCGGCTACCGCATCGACGTGCCGCCGTCCGACCAGGTGCTGCACTTCGTGGTGCCGGTCGTGCTCGTGGTCGACTGGCTGCTCGAGACGGTGCTCGGCGTGCGGCACGTGCCGGTGACGTGGCGGATGCTGTGGTGGGCGCCCCTCTTCCCCGCCCTGTGGCTCGTGTTCACGCTCGTCCGCGGGCCGTCGGTCGGCTGGTATCCGTACTTCTTCCTCGACCCGCTGCAGGTCGGCGGCGCGCCCGGCATCGCGTTCTACTGCGCGATCGTGCTCGCCGTCATCCTGGTCGTGGCGGTGCTCCTCGTCGCGGCGACCCGCATCGTGCGCCGCGAGGGCGCCGGCACGCTGGACCCGGAGCCGGATGCCGCGGCGGACGCACGCGTGCTCGAGGCATCCGCTCGCTGA
- a CDS encoding flavin monoamine oxidase family protein has protein sequence MRRRTFLVGSAAGLAAVLAGCVPEPPAPTASPTPSPTPTPTPTGTPVAHAVPAPAAMRRSAWGTDPFARGAFSFQAVGSTPQHRVDLAVPLDDRVFLAGEATSTAYPGTVRGAAEQGARAAVQVAEVAEPGERIAVVGAGLAGITAARALADAGYRVVVLEGRDRIGGRIRSIEDDAWPVPVELGAAFVPADAVGLQARLAGAGTSTAPFDLTPTVHAPDGTAVDPSDAGAQAVAAAREWARAQPHDITLANALLRSGASERLSDEPGDDGIAPADWLAYQLDTVLGVRTGADARRISAWYGGLEPDEAVVQDRVQTPYVQFLRDEAADLDVLLGGAVLSIDYSGDAVSLRLETGESFAAHRAIVTVPLGVLRSHTIAFTPSLPLRHARAISALGTGRLDQVWLRFDEPFLPPGPPARTVVGAPDDPFAGWLDLSPTPDEPVLVGLLAAERADALAEASDDEVVALARTSLEPFASTGLEPSAG, from the coding sequence ATGCGACGGCGCACGTTCCTGGTCGGCTCCGCGGCGGGCCTCGCGGCGGTGCTCGCCGGGTGCGTGCCCGAGCCGCCCGCGCCGACCGCGTCGCCGACGCCGAGCCCGACCCCGACGCCCACCCCGACCGGCACCCCCGTGGCCCACGCGGTGCCCGCGCCGGCGGCGATGCGGCGGTCGGCGTGGGGCACCGACCCGTTCGCGCGCGGGGCATTCAGCTTCCAGGCCGTCGGATCGACCCCCCAGCACCGCGTCGACCTGGCCGTCCCCCTCGACGACCGGGTCTTCCTCGCCGGCGAGGCGACGTCGACCGCGTACCCCGGCACCGTCCGCGGCGCCGCCGAGCAGGGCGCGCGCGCCGCGGTGCAGGTCGCCGAGGTCGCCGAGCCCGGCGAACGCATCGCCGTCGTCGGCGCGGGCCTCGCGGGCATCACCGCTGCCCGCGCGCTCGCCGACGCGGGCTACCGCGTGGTCGTGCTGGAGGGCCGGGACCGCATCGGCGGGAGGATCCGGAGCATCGAGGACGACGCCTGGCCCGTGCCGGTCGAGCTGGGCGCGGCGTTCGTGCCCGCCGACGCCGTCGGGCTGCAGGCACGTCTCGCCGGCGCCGGCACGTCGACCGCGCCGTTCGACCTCACCCCGACCGTGCACGCGCCCGACGGGACGGCCGTCGACCCCTCCGACGCCGGCGCGCAGGCGGTCGCCGCGGCCCGCGAGTGGGCGCGCGCCCAGCCGCACGACATCACGCTGGCGAACGCGCTGCTGCGCTCCGGCGCGTCCGAGCGGCTCTCCGACGAGCCGGGCGACGACGGCATCGCACCGGCCGACTGGCTCGCGTACCAGCTCGACACGGTGCTGGGCGTGCGCACCGGCGCGGACGCCCGGCGGATCTCCGCCTGGTACGGCGGACTCGAGCCCGACGAGGCGGTCGTGCAGGATCGCGTCCAGACGCCGTACGTGCAGTTCCTGCGCGACGAGGCGGCCGACCTCGACGTGCTGCTCGGCGGCGCCGTGCTGAGCATCGACTACTCGGGCGACGCCGTGTCGCTGCGGCTCGAGACCGGGGAGTCGTTCGCGGCCCACCGCGCGATCGTCACGGTGCCGCTCGGGGTGCTGCGATCGCACACGATCGCGTTCACGCCGTCGTTGCCGCTGCGGCACGCGCGGGCCATCTCGGCGCTCGGCACGGGTCGGCTCGACCAGGTCTGGCTCCGTTTCGACGAGCCGTTCCTGCCGCCGGGGCCGCCGGCGCGCACGGTGGTCGGCGCACCCGACGACCCGTTCGCGGGCTGGCTCGACCTGAGTCCGACCCCTGACGAGCCGGTGCTCGTGGGCCTGCTCGCCGCCGAGCGTGCGGACGCGCTCGCGGAGGCATCCGACGACGAGGTCGTCGCGCTCGCGCGCACCAGCCTCGAGCCCTTCGCGAGCACCGGTCTCGAGCCCTCCGCGGGCTGA